The following coding sequences are from one Raphanus sativus cultivar WK10039 unplaced genomic scaffold, ASM80110v3 Scaffold1316, whole genome shotgun sequence window:
- the LOC108847404 gene encoding 14-3-3-like protein GF14 mu isoform X2: protein MESAKERDTFVYLAKLSEQAERYEEMVESMKNLAKLNVDLTLEERNLLSVGYKNVIGSRRASWRIFSSIEQKEAVKGNDVNVKRIKDYMEKVELELTSICIDIMSVLDEHLIPSASEGESTVFFNKMKGDYYRYLAEFKSGDERKEAADQSLKAYEIATTSAEAKLPPTHPIRLGLALNFSVFYYEIMNSPERACELAKQAFDEAISELDSLNEESYKDSTLILQLLRDNLTLWTSDIPEEGVDDAHKTNGSAKHGAGEDDAE, encoded by the exons ATGGAATCTGCAAAAGAGCGTGATACTTTCGTCTACCTCGCAAAGCTATCTGAACAAGCTGAGCGCTATGAAG AGATGGTGGAGTCGATGAAGAACCTCGCGAAGTTGAACGTTGATCTGACGTTGGAAGAGAGGAACTTGCTCTCTGTTGGATACAAGAACGTGATCGGTTCAAGGAGAGCTTCGTGGAGGATCTTCTCGTCGATCGAGCAGAAAGAAGCAGTGAAAGGGAACGATGTTAATGTAAAGAGGATCAAAGATTATATGGAGAAGGTTGAGTTGGAGCTCACAAGTATATGCATTGACATAATGTCTGTGTTAGATGAGCATCTGATCCCATCTGCTTCCGAGGGTGAATCAACCGTCTTCTTCAACAAAAT GAAAGGTGATTATTACCGCTATCTTGCTGAGTTTAAATCAGGGGATGAGAGGAAAGAGGCTGCTGATCAGTCTTTGAAAGCCTATGAG ATTGCTACTACTTCTGCTGAGGCTAAGCTTCCTCCTACACATCCTATCAGATTGGGATTGGCTTTGAATTTCTCTGTCTTCTACTATGAGATCATGAACTCACCTGAAag GGCATGTGAGCTTGCTAAGCAGGCGTTTGATGAAGCAATCTCAGAACTTGACAGTCTGAATGAGGAATCTTACAAAGATAGCACTTTGATTTTGCAACTCCTTAGGGACAATCTGACCTTGTGGACTTCTGACATCCCTGAAGAAGGAG TAGATGATGCACATAAGACGAACGGTTCTGCTAAACACGGTGCAGGTGAAGACGACGCAGAG TGA
- the LOC108847404 gene encoding 14-3-3-like protein GF14 mu isoform X1 — translation MESAKERDTFVYLAKLSEQAERYEEMVESMKNLAKLNVDLTLEERNLLSVGYKNVIGSRRASWRIFSSIEQKEAVKGNDVNVKRIKDYMEKVELELTSICIDIMSVLDEHLIPSASEGESTVFFNKMKGDYYRYLAEFKSGDERKEAADQSLKAYEIATTSAEAKLPPTHPIRLGLALNFSVFYYEIMNSPERACELAKQAFDEAISELDSLNEESYKDSTLILQLLRDNLTLWTSDIPEEGVDDAHKTNGSAKHGAGEDDAEVN, via the exons ATGGAATCTGCAAAAGAGCGTGATACTTTCGTCTACCTCGCAAAGCTATCTGAACAAGCTGAGCGCTATGAAG AGATGGTGGAGTCGATGAAGAACCTCGCGAAGTTGAACGTTGATCTGACGTTGGAAGAGAGGAACTTGCTCTCTGTTGGATACAAGAACGTGATCGGTTCAAGGAGAGCTTCGTGGAGGATCTTCTCGTCGATCGAGCAGAAAGAAGCAGTGAAAGGGAACGATGTTAATGTAAAGAGGATCAAAGATTATATGGAGAAGGTTGAGTTGGAGCTCACAAGTATATGCATTGACATAATGTCTGTGTTAGATGAGCATCTGATCCCATCTGCTTCCGAGGGTGAATCAACCGTCTTCTTCAACAAAAT GAAAGGTGATTATTACCGCTATCTTGCTGAGTTTAAATCAGGGGATGAGAGGAAAGAGGCTGCTGATCAGTCTTTGAAAGCCTATGAG ATTGCTACTACTTCTGCTGAGGCTAAGCTTCCTCCTACACATCCTATCAGATTGGGATTGGCTTTGAATTTCTCTGTCTTCTACTATGAGATCATGAACTCACCTGAAag GGCATGTGAGCTTGCTAAGCAGGCGTTTGATGAAGCAATCTCAGAACTTGACAGTCTGAATGAGGAATCTTACAAAGATAGCACTTTGATTTTGCAACTCCTTAGGGACAATCTGACCTTGTGGACTTCTGACATCCCTGAAGAAGGAG TAGATGATGCACATAAGACGAACGGTTCTGCTAAACACGGTGCAGGTGAAGACGACGCAGAGGTAAACTAG
- the LOC108847404 gene encoding 14-3-3-like protein GF14 mu isoform X3: MESAKERDTFVYLAKLSEQAERYEEMVESMKNLAKLNVDLTLEERNLLSVGYKNVIGSRRASWRIFSSIEQKEAVKGNDVNVKRIKDYMEKVELELTSICIDIMSVLDEHLIPSASEGESTVFFNKMKGDYYRYLAEFKSGDERKEAADQSLKAYEIATTSAEAKLPPTHPIRLGLALNFSVFYYEIMNSPERACELAKQAFDEAISELDSLNEESYKDSTLILQLLRDNLTLWTSDIPEEGDDAHKTNGSAKHGAGEDDAE; this comes from the exons ATGGAATCTGCAAAAGAGCGTGATACTTTCGTCTACCTCGCAAAGCTATCTGAACAAGCTGAGCGCTATGAAG AGATGGTGGAGTCGATGAAGAACCTCGCGAAGTTGAACGTTGATCTGACGTTGGAAGAGAGGAACTTGCTCTCTGTTGGATACAAGAACGTGATCGGTTCAAGGAGAGCTTCGTGGAGGATCTTCTCGTCGATCGAGCAGAAAGAAGCAGTGAAAGGGAACGATGTTAATGTAAAGAGGATCAAAGATTATATGGAGAAGGTTGAGTTGGAGCTCACAAGTATATGCATTGACATAATGTCTGTGTTAGATGAGCATCTGATCCCATCTGCTTCCGAGGGTGAATCAACCGTCTTCTTCAACAAAAT GAAAGGTGATTATTACCGCTATCTTGCTGAGTTTAAATCAGGGGATGAGAGGAAAGAGGCTGCTGATCAGTCTTTGAAAGCCTATGAG ATTGCTACTACTTCTGCTGAGGCTAAGCTTCCTCCTACACATCCTATCAGATTGGGATTGGCTTTGAATTTCTCTGTCTTCTACTATGAGATCATGAACTCACCTGAAag GGCATGTGAGCTTGCTAAGCAGGCGTTTGATGAAGCAATCTCAGAACTTGACAGTCTGAATGAGGAATCTTACAAAGATAGCACTTTGATTTTGCAACTCCTTAGGGACAATCTGACCTTGTGGACTTCTGACATCCCTGAAGAAGGAG ATGATGCACATAAGACGAACGGTTCTGCTAAACACGGTGCAGGTGAAGACGACGCAGAG TGA